The Culex pipiens pallens isolate TS chromosome 2, TS_CPP_V2, whole genome shotgun sequence DNA window CGCGGCGACGAGGGCGCACCCGGTCCCGATCGCCCTTGCCGTCCCGTTCCGCGGAGCGTCGCCGCCGGCGTTCACTTTCATTCGAAAGAAGCCGACAAAGGTCCCCGCGGCAGCAGAAGGACGACTGGTACGGCCACCCCGGATTCCGACGGGTTCGGTCTCGGTCGCCGTATTGTCGCTGAATGGTATGCGGAGTCGGAAGTTGAGTTTGAAAGAATATGGTGGAATTTACGCTACAGTTTGGGTGTATTCTTTATTCCAGTTGATTCTGGTAACGATTTGCTTTTTTCTAAGAAGCAATGTGAAATGTTTTGAATGATACGATTTGAATTTGTTTAGGTTTGAAGCAATAAACTTACGAATTTTGTAAATGTTAAGGCTGTACAaggtatctttttttttattttaggagTAATTTcctagaatttcaaaaaaaaactaaactacctattaattttataatttttgattttgatgaaatcGGTCCATGCATTCTCTTgcgtttaaaaactaaaaaagatttaaaataaaaatataaaacataaaattttaaaaagcttaacaattaaaaatctataaatcaaaaaattaagaattctagattaaattttcaaaacaacctatccctcatgggtttcctatggccttttgaaaatttaatcgagaattgagaaattccaaattcaaagattcaaatgttaaaaaattacaacctcaaacaatttaaaattcaaaagttcaaaaaaaaatcttaaactaGTTGTTTTTAAATCTAGGGATCgaaacttgacattttaatttttcccaaaattttgaattatatttttgggattgcctcaaaaggcagaaactcaaaaggcagaatctcggaaggccgaaattcaaaaggccgaattttGTCTTTTGCTCAGAAGGCAAAAcgtctcaaaaggccgaatgtctcgaaaggcagaatgattatgaaattcagaattttgttcatattttcacgattttcattgATTATGATGTTCAAAGATACAGTAAACTAACAAACTGTGAtcttttttctgtaattttaagcGAAATAAGTACATAATGAGTACATTCTGTTTATCTTTACCGATCATTTTGTTACCATGCATACAAGTGAGTAGAGTAGAATGAAttaaagcatttcaaaagtgtttcaATCTTATGTTGTTTATTGAATTATGGTGACGATAATTGAAATTTGGTCATTCGTCACCAAGtacttataattattttttttgcggcaaataaattaaaactttaaaattttgttagcaGCAATGCTAGAAAGTTATGCCTTCTTTATTTcgaaaccaatttttttttatataactatggattatgaaaataataaaagcaAACCGCGCCCGAAAAGGCGGAAACGCATTCCAAACGAAGTTTGAAATGCGTTTCCGCCTTTTCGGGCGCGGTTTGACTTATGAGATTCGGCCTTATGAGAATTCTGCCTTTCGAGTAATTCGGCTTTTTGAATTTCGGCCTTTCgggattcggccttttgagattcggcctttCGTAGGAGACCCATATTTTtcctgaataaaaataaaaaggttcagcaattcaaaaaaaaattacatacattacagctaaattggtgataatgatgttaagacaaaaataaatcaacatcagtttaaattttgggatactttgcaatcggtcctgacaatcatctaaatctctatcatcaatttgcatttttatcatttaaaaaacatattttcaatgttagcgactaacatttcaaaaagcgacATAAACATAGGctttgcgtgagacatagcgcttattgaaatgttagcgacgatatctgttaatcatttgctttttaaagcttctttcttatattctattttttttaaacaaaactggcaacaccttgttatacttgtgttggtgatagccttgaaccgacggcaaattagctccaaaaactgatccaacgcggctgatttgaaaaaatattttgaattgagttttttttcgataatagaatagttatttcaatggtttagtgatgaaaaacataaaagaattaaataaacaacagttacattgctcggaaaccggacgaaattgcttggtgtcagtgcaaaacagaaaaaaatcatcaaggtgtcgcgagccaaatctgataagcaacgaggccggaatttttggacctaatcgatgtgctaggaaaatggtaggaaatacgaatggcattggaaaaagtggctgaaaaagcggaaataatcaaaaaaagaggtaagctacaaaacgatcctgcttacACTTTCTGTTTGTTGGATTCAGTAAATTAGTACTTTAAAAGCCTGTACTACCTCGATcaataaaaataggtccaaaataggtactaggtccaaaatagggtcatataccctaaAAATCCGAAATCGACacactcaaaaataaataaattcaaaagtaaatgttttcacaaattatggattaaaaaatcttaaatcaaaaaattccaaaatttaaaaaaaaatcaaagttataagaaaaaaaagtctaaatCTAGAATCTAAAAAGATAATTTAGTAACTTTTAAGTAAAGAAATAAGAGATACGAATAAAcagcatttctagagttttttgatttttttgagtaggtcctacactgaaataaatatcATGATAGATGCTATAAGTTTTGCATATAGATTTTTTCAGAATGCCTCTGCATTTGACCGGTATATGCGTTGCACATAAACTGTGTGAGCACTGCATATAAATGGATAAGAAATTGAAATATGCTAACACATATACATACCATGCATTTTCACATCACATGAACGGTATATAAAcggtataaacatatgaaagacaatagtttataggaccttttcaaaaaaaaaactctagatatgaaagttaaagaaataaaaagtgcttcgatttggctcaaaattggactGGGGGTTCCCTTTTGTTtgtcattagggtgacctaggcagtgttagggtggtccaaaaattgccattttcgtcgattttcacgaaaaccacttttttccaaaaatcttaacATCGCtccattttaattgattttagctgtctgggcgcaaatgaaagtatgattttcaaggaaaaatagtttggagtttcaaaaatctagcgatttgaaaaattcttatgaaaacatcaaatgccgttttgacggtgtctggaccaaagagtgCTAAGACcaatgtctggaaatatttaaaacggattccttggacaattttcgaattcgattaaatgaaaaattaatcactgtatgtaaaatgcttctacaaacaacacaaagaaaaccattttgttGATTGATACattacacagttcaacaaaaaatcaaatgtttcttgtctctgagacgagtatatgtgttcctagtagaattttgcctgctgaatccgaatccgggtccagaattgctccaaatggtcccaattttgagatacacccgtttgaaatgttagtttaggccaaaattagctactttgtcgactattttacaaaagaactattgaataaacaactaaaccaatacatgtatcttaaagttcacgttttcccctttctgaaacacccctggttttttaaatttgattgtttctacgcatatttatagccattttaaaattatattttcagttggttctcattcaagtttttccaacttgcatgcaagtcaaattctgctgggatatcaataataaaaatcaaaaatgctttgcagaacgttaaataagtttgtctcGGCAATCTTAttgatcatttttaatgtaattttgtctgctgaatccattcccatcattagattttttcgaaaaggtcaggtttttgagtaaaaatagaattttcgatgattttttcaaaataaaatcgattttatGTTAAAGTATGACTCAGAGATGGCTAAAGGTCGATGTCTCGTCAGTCtaattgatcatttttaatgtatttttgtctgctgaatccattgccatcattagattttttcgaaaaggtcaggtttttgagtaaaaatagaattttcgttgttttttttaaaataaaatcgatttaATGTTAAAGTATGCCTCAGAGATGGCTAAAGGTCGATGTCTCGTCAGTCtaattgatcatttttaatgtatttttgtctgctgaatccattcccatcattagattttttcgaaaaggtcaggtttttgagtaaaaatagaatgttcgatgattttttcaaaataaaatcgattTAATGTTAAAGTATGACTTAGAGATGGCTAAAGGTCGATGGCTCGTCAGTCtaattgatcatttttaatgtatttttgtctgctgaatccattgccatcattagattttttctaaaaggtaaggtttttgagtaaaaataaaattttcgatgattttttcaaaataaaatcgattTAATGTTAAAGTATGACTTAGAGATGGCTAAAGGTCGATGTCTCGTCGGTCtaattgatcatttttaatgtaattttgtctgctgaatccattgccatcattagattttttcgaaaaggtaaGGTTTATGAGtaaaaaggtgcagtggtaatcctacaggcataaccatcatgacgaagaacttcggacacaaaagtacatgaaatttttatagtttttaatatttgcgattcttggccacaaaatcaatcacgaaacaGTTATTTCGTGagatctatttatttttgctcaaagatGGTCTCATGATATTTTCACGTTTGATAAcgtttaaaactttcaaacgcTTCTTCAGCTAATCGTAATGGCAAAATTTTCGGGCCGGTTGATATGAAATCATTTTATCAATTCTCTGTTAAACTTTCGGccttgaacaattttcaagaaatattttgcaaacaataaaatttattacaaagagtcattctgaaccatgtgttaaagacacaacacacaaaccctagagcttgatacccatattgccccaactcttatggttccgcaaatgtccccttatcggaacatccccggggcctccggccactccaagtgGTGGCCAATGATCTACTCCCGCTCATGCTAGCTGGCATATTTTGGCGTGTCCttgcctccaggccatctgctcccgaTGTTGACTCGTCGACGTGCAGCAACAGAATGAATTTTGGGGACTGACCGAGCcgctttttgttgatttaggtcggggacgtatgccccgcctttttgcacccattctcctatACCTCCTTATTCGCTTGTTgcccgtcgacgatccgaaaattataaggtagagtgggggtgattttagatgtatcaatctcacgtctctcgattgactgattgggaaacgtttgttcaaccaaccagcgtgcgctaagaagaggggaaatttgccgagaggggaaggtGAAACCAAAGCGTACACAAAGTTAAGTTGTATAGGTGAAAGCCACCAAAACCTAATGGTGCGCTGGTGTGCGTCTGCGCGAAACGTCAAAATGATCTATTGTGCTTAACTAAACGCTTGCGCTTCAACTGCCGAAAGCAGCACCTCTGCGATTCGTTTAAGTTTCAACAATGCCACGAGTTTGCATTAATATTCCGGATAAATTTTGTTACATCTGCGGAGAACTAACTTTTACTGCCCAACAACGTAAACTTACACCGCGCGTTATAGAGTTGTACGAGGCGTACTTCGGCCGAGTAGTTCAATTGGGGAAACCATGGGCGCCCGGAATTTGCTGTTCTTCTTGTACGAGTCTTCTTTACGCGTGGGGTAGACAAAAGCGACAACTCCCATTTGCTACCCCCATGATTTGGATGGAGCAAACAAATCATGctacagatttttatttttgcttggtTAATGTTGCAGGTAAGCAAATATGTAgaggtttattttttatatgaaattattttttcataggccttaaataaaaaaaacaagagcaaAAAATTTATTCATATTTTATAGGAATCACGGCGAAGACGAAAAACAAGTTAATATATCCGAACGTTACCTCAGTAGTGAAACCAGCTGTCCACAGCACCGGAAACCTGCTGCCAGTGTATGTCGCTGAAGAGGAGAGGATGGAAGTCGACGAAGACGAACTGGTTGCTTCGCAATCTCAATCCGATTTCATTCCTCCTAGTGAACCATCTGGAAAGCTAAACCAGTCACAATTGAATGATCTGGTACGAGATGTGGGGCTATCCAAATCTAAGGCTGAATTTCTGGCGAGTCGGCTCAAGGACTACGATGTACTACAGTGGATGCAAGAATTTGTTACTTCCGGAACTGCCATGAGGAGTTTACACCATTTTTTACAAGAAGCGAAGGTATACATGAAACCGTTGACGTAGCTGGACTGATGGAGAAACTTGGCCATTCTCACGAAGCTGATCAATGGCGTCTGTTCATCGACGGATCCAAGTCAGGCCTAAAAGCAGCTCTGCTGCATAAGGGCAATAAACTTCCGTCCGTACCGGTAGCGTGGTCGTCCTCTTTGAAAGAGTCTTATGCTTGTTTTGATGTTTTACTTCAAGCCATTAAGTACAACCAGCACATGTGGGACATTTGCGGAGATCTTAAAGCGATTTGCCTGCTACTGGGTATGCAGACGGGGTTCACGAAACATGGTTGTTTCATTTGCGAGTGGGACAGTCGCGATCGAGCTAAACACTACAAAAAGAAGATCTGGCCACGGAGAAAAGGTTTGATTCCTGGACACAAAAACGTGATCCAAACTCCTCTTGTTGATCCGATCAGGGTGTTGCTTCCACCCCTGCACATCAAACTTGGATTGATGAAAAATTGGGTTAAAGCTCTGGATCGAACTGGACCGGGATTTGCGTATTTGAAGGAGAAGTTCCCAAAGCTTTATGAGGCGTAGGTAAAGGAAGGAGTTTTCATCGGGCCGCAAATTAAACTGCTGATGAAGGACGAGACGTTTCCGAGCCAGCTGAACACCAAGGAGCTGAAGGCGTGGAACTGGTTCAAGCAGGTCTGCGAAAACTTTTTAGGGAACCATAAAGCAAACAACTATGCTGAGTTGGTGAAAAAACTGCTCACTTCTTACAAGGAGCTGGGCGTCAACATGTCCCTCAAGATCCACTATCTTGATTCCCATCTTGATTTCTTTCCGGAAAACTTGGGTGCTGTAAGCGACGAACACGGCGAAAGGTTCCACCAAGAGTTAGCTGCGATGGAAAGTAGATATAAGGGAAAAGAAGCGAACATGTTAGCTGACTACTGCTGGACCTTGCTGCGAGAGGATAAGGAGACAGTTTACAGCAGACAATCAGATCGCAAGTCGTTTTAGTGTAAGTTGCATACAATAAACTGGTGGTGGCACATATGAGCGTTTGTTTGAATCAAATAATGAAATGATTAACCCACCCCTCCCCCTAAACCcctgaccttttcgaaaaaatctaatgatgggaatggattcagcagacaaaaatacattaaaaatgatcaattaGACTGACGAGCCATCGACCTTTAGCCATCTCTAAGTCATACTTTAACATTAaatcgattttattttgaaaaaatcatcgaaaattctatttttactcaaaaacctgaccttttcgaaaaaatctaatgatgggaatggattcagcagacaaaaatacattaaaaatgatcaattaGACTGACGAGACATCGACCTTTAGCCATCTCTGAGTCATACTTTAacataaaatagattttattttgaaaaaatcatcgaaaattctatttttactcaaaaacctgaccttttcgaaaaaatctaatgatgggaatggattcagcagacaaaattacattaaaaatgatcaaTAAGATTGCCgagacaaacttatttaacgttctgcaaagcatttttgatttttattattgatatcccagcagaatttgacttgcatgcaagttggaaaaacttgaatgagaaccaactgaaaatataattttaaaatggctataaatatgcgtagaaacaatcaaatttaaaaaaccaggggtgtttccgaaaggggaaaacgtgaactttaagaaaactgtattggtttagttgtttattcaatagttcttttgtaaaatagtcgacaaagtagctaattttggcctaaactaacatttcaaacgggtgtatctcaaaattgggaccatttggagcaattctggacccggattcggattcagcaggcaaaattctactaggaacacatatactcgtctcagagacaaaatcttgttggactgtgttataaatcaagatttgaatgtttttctaaaacaaacatggccgccaaatggccgatcaagaatgatgcctttcagagcattaaaaacaaaaactaaagacgttacttaatccatctttaggtggttgttgccttcctgaCATTTAAATAGTgaacaaattcaaatatttattttgcccGATATTTGGGGCTCTTACCAAAACATGACtctaaaaatgcttcaaatttaTCTGATTATCTGTAATTTAGAGAATTTCAGAACTTAGGAATTAATGATTTTAACTATTTAGAAAtcttagaatttgaaaattttagaattgggtcctaaaatgaagcttagattgctgatattattgtttacagcgaaaaagcttatttttctgagtacaatgaccctttgtacgaccacaaagagtttaaaatggatttttaaatcaatttggaaaaattaacctcgcggtccttcttgacagaaaagttcctacttgacagctcgttccaaggggaccaaacccttgaatgccagctcgttccaaggggaccatagttgatccatcgaaaaaatgttgccttgtcaattttttttgcattaaaatgaaaaaccgttgtacataaaaatttacatagggctttagtacccaattagagaatctgatatttaaaaattttagattttcggaaattaaaaattgtgaatttatgacatttttaagtttttaattattagatttcagaatttgaatttttgagtttttttttttcatttctagagttttttttaaatgccgtaaactggggtcaatcgggacacatggggcgaattgggacagcagttttaaccatgttggagcaaaatatttagatttttctggttggtttcggttagaacagactcagaccaacaaaatgtgtacatgcatttccaaatttaaaagctttaagtgctctaaaaactgctgtccctattcagactgaagtcccgattcgcccagaTTACGGTGGTCCTATTGTctaactattgtctttcatatgtttataggacctattcaaaaaaaactctagattttattttttttttcctccaagAATCTTACGCACCGGCACCGTCTCACGCGCACAAACTGAACTAAAAATCATTTCGTCAAAATTACTCAACTGTCTGTTCTTCTGTGTCCGTGTTGCACAGCAGCGCCTCCTGCATGTCAAGTTTTGTATGTGAGTAACCGGTTGAACCGGTTCTAATCTTCCTATTCGTGTACAACCCTGCACACTGTTTGTAAACATTCGATTTGCCGATCGCGGTCTTGAGTTTTGCGagttttgcttttaaaatttaattttaaaaataaatttgaattagtTAGGATTGTTCTCAAGAAAGCGGTGCTGAATTTCTTTCTCGTAAAATAAGCATGGAGTCTCCGGCCAAACCTATCTTCAAGCGGCAAGCCCTCGCCGAAACGAACCCGATCGCCGGCAACAAGAAACGCACCTGGAAATCGCTGAAGCAGATTCTGGCCCTCGAGCGCACCCTGCCCTGGAAGGAATCGGACGTGACTTGTGAGTAACCTACCTTAGAAATATGAACATGATCCTGAGATATTACAACATTGCTCAGATTCCTCCATCAACGCGCCACCCTCGTTCGTGCCAGCTAAGAAGTACTCGGACATTTCCGGTCTGATTGCGCCGTACACAGACCCGCATTCAAAGCTGCAGTTCCACAACGCCGAAGAGTTCCAAACGGTGCGCAGCCTCCCGATGGATTTGACCGCGGGATATTTGGCCCTGAGGGGAGCGACCAGCATCGTTTGAATGGGAAGCTTTAGCAGTaagtaaacaattttaaaattatatttattttatggaTAAATTGTGATATTCTTGCCTTGAGAAATTCCCTGTATTGAGACACTATTCCAAGTAATTTATTGAACGTACAATTATTGTATTACAAGTTACATCAGTGGTTTCATAAGATTCGTTTCAAAAGCTTGTTCAATTCTatcacaaaacaaaattgtgGCCAAGGTTGGCCTCTGCCGGTTCTTTCGCCAGGAAAGGACAATGAAGCCACACACACGTGCGATTGCGCGTGCAATCCCAGAAAAAGTGGTGGCAGTGTTTCGATTCTTCTTGTTAAAAGTGTGGAACAAATTACAATCTAACAATCTATCATTTAGTTGCGTTCTTTCTTCTTGCAATCTTATTAgggaattacaaaaatgttcgtTTCGGTGCACGTTTTACGGGGCACCTTTCTAGCTCTAGCTGAGAGTAAGTCTTATCGGGTTGCGTTTTCTAAAAATTACAGACAAATTTGTACCTTAAAGCCTTGATGTCATCGTCAGTCGAGTTTTCCTACTTAGAAGCTATGCTCGTACAGCAGATAGCTCTGCAGTTCCCGGGGGATGAACAGGCTGGGCACAAACTCGGGCAGCTGCCGGCCAAACAGGCGCCGGTAGTGGGCTCGAACGCGGGATTTCAGCGGGACGGGGGTCGTGGCACGGTCCAGCAGCAGCTGTCGCTGCTCGTCGTTGAGCTGCTGATTCCGGCGGATCATGCACGGGTCAAACTCTTCGGCCGCTTCGAGCACGATTCGGAACGAGTCCGACTGCGGGTCCATGCTGGAGAGACAGTTGAGCAGACCGTCCGGGTCACGGAATTGCGTCTTCAGGATGACCTGCGAAAGGATTTCTTTGGTTAAAATATGCTTCAAACAACAAACTAAAGGTATTCTTACTCTGGCGCCATATTTCATAAGCAGACGCAATTCCTCCGGCGTAACGATCTCGTTGCTCGCAATCAGCTCAGCTAGCGGTGGTCGCAGGATGGCGTTGGTGGCGACGTCGCCCACGACGCGCACGTTCGGGTCGGCACCGTACGACAGGAGCATCTGCGAATGGAATAAAAATGATTATGAGCAAATATTGGAATTAATTGAGTAACGTTCGTATGatactaaaaaaaacatctgaAAATATCCTAACTTTCTATCTCAATTATCATcgttcaaattttgatttatctTCCGTTTTCATCGGCGCTTGGCGCGTCAAGAATTcagcttttattttcaaaaaatcatttctcggaatcctgttaatgagcTCCTCCCAGTTTTGAGTATGTTTTAATGTTTcccgaggaatctgataaaatcAAATAAGCGTCAAAagggcattttaatgtttcatacgaGTTATGACCTTATCAGACGATCGGctgaatttttcaatatttctttaaagctaaactaataaccttttatttgcgtccaagacagctaaaagtcatgattttttttaagtgtgtttttttgcaaaaaatggcgAAAATTGCCATGGCCACCTTaaggccaaacaaaaaagtgggGCCAAAGAACCCCAGAAAATTTTGGAGCCCGATCCTAGTTTTAGAATCGtactgctttaaaaaaaagtaaatgcaatcaaaaatgactttttcaagtttcaggcattttaaaaatacatcaaaaagaAAAGCACTCtagcaaaacattttcaaaacgctgagaaaatttgttcaacttttatttGAGGACATAGTTAGTTAAACAACTTGTTTACTTTTACTCAAAACGCTCAAAACAGACCGATTCACTCGTGATCACAAATCGAACGCGACGCAAAACTGCTTTGATCCATTCTAAACTTTTGTCACCTGCACACAAACTCTCTCTTTTGCTCTACCTCTCACTCCAaacgggtagtacagcgaatggctcAGAGAGACGCTATGTCGCACAAAGCTGACTTCAAATAGGCTGCGATCGGATGATTTAGATCATttattaaactgcttaaaatcaaacacaacatcaaagacacatttggcaGTAAATTCCACCAtgccaaattcaaattgaagGCAAACAGTGGTAGCGCAGGCCAAAAGAGCGTCGCGCTGGtattttgttagattctctTCTCTCTGGCAGCTGTTTTCTTGTGAATGGTTGCGCGCTAGAGTCGGCAAAGATTCATTCGGCGATATGTGGGTGATTTCTGATCTTCGAACCGAAAACTCACACTCGAAGCCAAACAAACTTTGAACGGAAACGATACCGAACAACTTTTAATAACAACAAcgataaccccccccccccttttcgcAACAAAATGCacatacaaatattaaaaaaaaaatgtacggaacgtaacacggcctccgacccccgtCTCCCCGACtgagttacgtaataaaagaacactccctttgcattttttaaaataaataatgtatataaaaattgaaaaaaaaaccaagccatggtctcaacatttgtattaaaaaagtgttttaaaatgcattttacacctgcccagttgttttacaatcattagtttttaaaatatccaagtaatgaagagattttttttgtgctgtacattggaattacacaaaaattgaaaatatttttgatcgatcccagacatgctaaatatgattttaaaagcaggaaaatgcatttctaatcgttttcagtttattagacgtctatttcctttaaaattttgaagttttttaaaataattttccgcttttgaagggggggcgacataaacattgaaaaatatttgcaacggcttaactttcaaaaatatcaaaatatgtattttggcaattttttgtgttgaaaggttttttttttgctttcggaTCGGATTTGTTCATGCAggcctttttcaaaatatcttgacatgccgaagacaccaaatcgatccaaaagCCCCatctaaagatacagattttcatacGGATTTACGGAATTTGTGtgtgaaaaaaaactcataaatttttatgtacaacggtaaaaaacactatcgaaaaccatttctgatcactttttttcatgttaatgcaaaaaaaaaaaaaaatcgacaagacaacattttttagat harbors:
- the LOC128092860 gene encoding uncharacterized protein LOC128092860, translating into MKDETFPSQLNTKELKAWNWFKQVCENFLGNHKANNYAELVKKLLTSYKELGVNMSLKIHYLDSHLDFFPENLGAVSDEHGERFHQELAAMESRYKGKEANMLADYCWTLLREDKETVYSRQSDRKSF
- the LOC120415983 gene encoding INO80 complex subunit C encodes the protein MESPAKPIFKRQALAETNPIAGNKKRTWKSLKQILALERTLPWKESDVTYSSINAPPSFVPAKKYSDISGLIAPYTDPHSKLQFHNAEEFQTVRSLPMDLTAGYLALRGATSIV